The window GTGGAATATCAAATGTGTCTCAGCTCCATAATTGTAGGATCTCAGATTCAAGTTTGATAAAATGcattattttgggtttttaagttatttcaaaACCCCATTGTAAAAACATGAGTTGTGCTTACCTTGTCTCCACACTGTTAATTATTACGTGTGTTTGTGTATGTTTTACTGTGTATGACTGAACAGCCGATGTAAGCTTAGAAATGGAAACATAATTAGTGCTGAACCAGAATGGAATGTGAAGCGGATTAGTTTGATTCTCTTTGCCTCTCCATCATTCAGGAAGATTGAACATTGAAGCTTCTTAATATGAACATTGATGAATTAACCCCAAAATGTTTTCAGATTGCTGCATATCCTAGTCTGAAGGAGACAGTCACTTGAAAAGTTTTTGGTTTTACATGAACGTAAAGCGTGAAACACTAGTGACTGCAATTTAGCAGGTAAGCAAAAGCCACAGAGCTACAGTTTACCTGGAACTAACAAAAGGGAAACAAATTGTGGAGGTCTTTCTTTTTCCAAGACTTTAGGAAATGCAGGCATCCACTTTTCCTGTTAAAAAATTGCTGCGTGGAGAGCTATCTATCACAGAGAGGAAAAATACAAACCTCAGATACTAGCCTGACTTGTCCTCCACTACCAGCTGTTAACATCCTTAACAAAATTGAACGTGCTATCACGCTACTGTCCAGCCTCTGCATGAAAAGAACTGATTGCAGATATTGCTGACTTAGAGTATCAACTTCACTCTCCGACCCCACTCCATCAAAAGGCAAGGAAGGAAATTGGGTAAGTTGTGGAGATAAGGAATTTCCACTCCTTGAGCTAAATCCAATGGAAGGAAGGACCGACCTCTGGATCACATCTGGAACACCATGAGAAAttcgaggaagaagaagacggcTATGAATTACCCAACTGAAATTTGATCGCTGGCGGCTTACTGAACTGGATGCTACCTGAGAACCAGAAAAGATGCTTTCAATTATCTCAATTATATTTGATAATGGAGGTTGTGGAATTTCTGAGATTCCTCTTCCTGTAATTGTCTCTGATAATGGTCTAGGGTCTCTCCTGGAAATGACCACAGCAGTGGATGAACTAGCACCCATCGAAATATATTCCGGGCTGGATCTTGCATGGGGTAGAATTTGTTCAAGATCTGATATGTGCACTGAACTCAAGTCTTCTGGATGTGAACTTGAACTGGATCGTTCTGAAGTTTGACCATCTAACGGATCAAATGGGAGTGATCTTTCATAAGAGGATGAACAACTCTGCAGGTTAGACATCCAAAATTGAGTCATAATGGAGGTATGGAATGAGAGAAAAAAGCAACCTGGATCTTTTCTGATTAAATCTTCAAACCATGTATAAGTCACAGTGGATATGGTGTGATTCTACTGAACCTGAGTCTGTCTGTATACATTAATCAAATCCTGGTTGATGCAAATCCATCAAAAGTATACCATGTAAAGTCCAAATGactcaaccaatcataaaattGCTAGGGCTTGGTGGCAGCCTCGAAATGTCGTTCTAAGGGATTTATGCCATTAATCACAATTCCTAACATGTAGCAGATACATATATGGAAGacctttcttatttcttttttcttttttaataactGAAACGAAAATAACATAATTTATACCAAGAAAGACTCACATGATCAGATTTACACATGTTGTGAACCCTCTTAGACCCAAGGAGAGAGAGTAATCCAAGGTCATTATCCAACTGAAACAAACTTGGATTTCCATCCAGAGACTGATCAGAAACACCTTCAATGTCACTATCATCACTTTCACATGTGTCACCACCCTGTAAGCTCCTTCCACTGTTgttacctcttcttcttccaattctacatttcaaagaaaattaaaaaaaagggtgggTGGGGAGGAGAAATTACGAATTTTTCTGATTCATTGAATACAAAACTCTGATAGATAGTGCAAGTCGAGACATTGTTTACAGAGAAAAATGAATTCAATTTTTCATTGCTCACAAGCTGCAAAAATGAGTCCAGTAACCAGATATGAAGAACAGAATCAAAAACTTAAAATCAGATACCTTGGCACTTCAAGGGTGATCATAATCCATGGAGttaatttcaaattgaataagaataaagaagagaaatcaaCTTACATTGATTGATTTGGTGGGTTCTCTCCAGGCGGCAGCTGAGAAGGTCGATGCATAATTGCTGTACAAAGATGAACGAACGTGAGAGGAGAACAaacaggggagagagagagagagagagagagaaatgaattGGGCcggatagaaaataaagaagctcTAATCATTTTGTGAATCAAAGTGAATATAGGAGGGAATTTAGTTATGGGCGGTTGTGGTGGCGAGGGGGATTTGCAACGGAAATTAACGACCAGGGGAAGCGGGAACCAACGACCTCCGAAGAATTCCACCATTTGTCTATTTTACAAGGGCAATTTGGTGATTTCATGTTTTGTCGAAAATAGACAGCCAAAAGCTCTTCGATTCTGGATGCATTCAGGTAAAGGggttattcattaaaaaaaaaaaaaaaaaaaaggaggtaagGTTGAATATCAAACTTTCACAACTGTAGGGGGTTTTCAATGGGTTGGGTTGTGCCGgaattcttaaaaccctaactcaaCCCTAAATTCTCTTAACTCAATCCATGTTCAATCCTGTTAGACACAGCCCAGCCCATAATGATTCTAATTGGGTTGAACTGGGTTGGATTAACCCTAATTGACCATGACAGCGCTGTATAATGTCATTTCAACGGAGAGAGACCATTAATGCACTCAATTTCAAGTTTAAAAGGCTAACAgttaaaaaggaaaagtaaagatACTCCTGAGTGGTGTGATTTTAAAAAGTGTTATCTGTTAATGTAGtcataatataatataatatatatatatatatatatatatgggatcAGGTTGggctcaacccaaccctagccAGGCCCTGCATTGGGCCTGAAAATTCTAGCCCAAGCTCACTTTATGGGTTGAAATACTTAACCCAGGCCTTGACCCTGCTAAGGGTGGGCTGGTCGGGCTTTCTTGACTTCCTTAAGCCAAAGTGTTTAGTCACACATTGGtctaagaggaaagaaaatgtGGGCATATTTATTGACTTATTTCTTAAGGGTGCAAACCCTTTGGAGAagaactctctccccctttctcatGCATTTTGGAGTTCCCAGGGTCAGGGTACGGGTGTGGTGTGGGACAAGaggttcttatttttttatccaaatttaaatttaaaattcaaatacgTATAGACATTTTTGTTAGGATTGTTCGAGAACAGGATCCATACTCTTGTATTCATACATATAGGTGTCTATATGTAGACAAGCACCCATGTACGTGTACAGGTAGGTATCTATACGTAAACAAGCACCTTTATACTTATACATGGAGATGTCCATATGTATACATGTACCTCTGTTTGTATATAAGTGGCACACATACGTACATCTATATATACAGGATATTGTATAGACAATGAATTTttggaactctctctctctctctctctctctctctctctctctctctctctctctctctctctctctctctgttctgaGAAATACTTTTCTGTGACGTTTTTTGCTTCATTGTTCTGTTAAatgttcttccttgttttgtcCGAATGTATAATAATGTATGTTCGGGGTActattagaagaaaagaaaagtgtttttgtattttattatgttttcttgtgtttttggtaagattttttttttttcttttttgccagcgaaagaaaacttcaccattctgaaatttgaaattcaaaaaaaaaaattttctcttggttcaggacatgccaagcacaaagaaaatttcttagatcaagaaaaaagtacaatctttgcttttcttttcttctcttggctaccaaacacagcctaaaacaCTAGTTGTGTctttctaggggtgtcaatctgtCGAGCCGGGCCAATGTTGGTCGGGCCTAACCGGGCTTGAaggtgtgaaatccttgcatcgtgaacgcccgtttacttaaacgggcctagGATTGGAGGGCATGGTACAGTTTGTAATCGGGCCGATCGGTGTCGGACTTTAATCtggctaccttaaacgggccttatacGGGCATTAAACGGGTTGTggacctatttaattctaaacagGCTCTAAACGTGCTTaccctaaaatccttttttaaacAGATTAAACTATTGGTTTTAAAACTACTagaggataacattcacaattccggAACCAATggaatcatgtctttaacaattgaacaattgataacaactgaatgtcccatttagcaagatccaagggaattatatatatatatatatatatatatgagaaaattgcattgccaccccctgaacttcggtcgttattcaacgccaccccctggacttttcgaaacgtcaaagccaccccctaaaaattcaaaacatttcaaatcggtccctgccgttagccgaccgtgagaaatgaatgaaaatcggttagtttttttataatatacccaaaatacccccacctattgtgagaggacaatattgccctctcttttatttccatctcctaaacccatatcccatatcccatctcccatctctcatctcactcctctcactcactcgaccggacaagaagaagaagacgacgacaccccctgcaactcgattctcttccctccggcgtcCGATTCTATTCCCtacggcgtgcgattctcccccctccggcgtcCGAACCTCTATCCCAAGGTATGGGGATTAATGACATAATAAAGTGGGTTGGGAACCATCGGAATCATTGCAGATCTTGGAGAAACCAAACCCATAATAACAAACTGGATATATACAGCGTGGATGCAGATAGATATCTGAAGGGAGAATGCATGATGACATGCAAAGATAATCTCATGAGGAAAAGGTGATTTTATGAGAATATGGTGGAGAAAATCTTCAGCCATCGGAGCGCCGCCAGTAATGATGGTGAGAGACGTAATATGATAGGGTGAGGGAGCTGGACAATGTGATCATGAAGAACAGCCAATAACCTGAGAACTGAAAACGAAGCTAGAATGATTATGAAAAAAGGGCTCTTGAAAAGGAAGCCTAggggaagggaaggagagaacTGGGCAAATTTctccaaaagaaagagaactgGGCTATCTCCAGAGTTGATCTGCTGGCCAAGAAGGTCACCGATCAATGGAGGACTGATTTGCCGGAGTCCGAGAGTTACTCGTTGTTCTCTGTTCAACCGATTTGATTTGCCGGACAAACGCTTTCTCCAACACAAGAAAAAAGGTTTTCGAAATTACTTTACCAAGTGTTCTTTAACCACGGTTCTCCCTCTCTAGAAACCATAATATTTCATTCTATTAAGAAGGACGACCATTTAGCCGTTTAAATCCGAAATGCCGGGGAGAACATAGATGAAATTGGCAGTCTTGGACCAGTTTTGATCGGAAAATGGGCAAGAACGGAAACTTTCTGCAACTAATTAGGATTCTACAACAGGGTTTCATGGTGCAAATCCCGATGGAACCACTAGCATTCATACCTCGATAGGAATTGGAATCAAGGGGCAAAAAATATAAACTACTCTTAATCGGAGACTTCTGAGATGATTAATTTCAATGTAAATAAGTGTGTTTACGACTCTGtttatcttgaaaaaaaattgaaaaacagagATTCAAGCAATAAgggaaacaaaaacaagaatcgAACAGAGAATGATCGATTGAAATTGGAAGATAAAACaaagatgagaaagaaaaagacttgATTTTTCCTCTACTTGCAGAAAGATGGAGAACCAAGAGGAACGGTGTTTGAAGCTCCCATATATATCGGCGGGAGAAATGGAGATTTCGGAGACAGGGACATGCATTAGCTAAAGGGGGTTCGTCTGGAGGCGTCATGGTTTGATCATGCTCCAAACCCATACCTTGGGATAGAGGTTTGGACGCCGGAGGGAAttgaatcgcacgccggagtgagatgagagatgagagatgggagatgggatttgggatatgggtttaggagatggaaataaaagagagggcaatattgtcctctcacaataggtgggggtattttgggtatattataaaaaaactaaccgattttcatttatttctcacggtcggctaacggcagggaccgatttgaaattttttgaatttttagggggtggctttgacgtttcgaaaagtccagggggtggcgttgaataacgaccgaagttcagggggtggcaatgcaattttctcttatatatatccaagggaatcatgtctttaaaatgtaatctaagttacaagaattacactctttttaacaattgaatgtcccatttagaatGTGGATGTATTGCCTAAGTGAAGTCAGAATTTGGAAAGTTGTTGAATTGTCCAAGCCGGTTGATATCTCATCCATGAAAAGTGCCCTTGCTGGTCCAACCAGCATCTCCCTTGCATCATAGACAGtaaataattttagaagaaTCAGAATGCCATAATAAGGGAAGAAGAATATTGACTCAGATGTTAGaattagtggtaaaataggtatttaggcaTTTTTTAAGGAAGTCGGGTCGGTTGGGCTAAATGAGTCAGTTCTAGCAGGCTTCTTAAGCGAGTCGGGTCGGTCGGGTACCCGATGGGCTAGTaacttgcaccgtgaacgccctTTTAATAAACGGGTCAGGATgaagcccaacacatttattaaacaggTTGGTTCAAGTCGGGCCTTAAGCGAGTCGGGATCGATCGAGCCTATCGGTGtgggctcaggattgacacccctatgtctTTCACTCTGCTAGTTTGGATACTAATTGGCATAATACTTCTTAAGAACAGTGAATTTGGAATCAACCTCGAATTTGGATCTATAGGATTAACAATGAGGTACAAcattttctctttaatttcatttcatttatgtttatcattaaactctctctctctcNNNNNNNNNNNNNNNNNNNNNNNNNNNNNNNNNNNNNNNNNNNNNNNNNNNNNNNNNNNNNNNNNNNNNNNNNNNNNNNNNNNNNNNNNNNNNNNNNNNNgttagtttccattttcattagtttcctttctagttgggcttgatttgagttatatttgtttccttatgagtcaagttattaattgagtcaagtccttagtagttagtttcctttttcaactagtttctaatttcagttagtttctaatttcagtttttagtagctattgtattaggagaatatttggtttcctttttgaggaaccttctattttgtaattccctcccccattaacattataaataaagaagagggggctcctaaaggcctagatgattttgataaaaaaattaatggttgttgctattgtcttctacatggagatttgtcttgtgtttgatcaaggctgatggaattggtgtttgatccaattgactctcagcggtgtgaagcataagaggtcctcttccttaactcatcttcttcttctctcaaccacacaaagtgttattgatctgctcaagttcttacaggtattaaattcagttttccttctcagttctgcctagaaaattgcatactctgttagcaattttcagaacctgcgtagacctaattcatcattccattagtcccctcattatctgcttctattctgatttctgacaccctataatctgagattgatattcttaatcccagatctgatctcatccttgttattaatctgttttgaactattctgatatttgatctaatgttctccaagagtatcctgcaacattgggactaggttgacttgtcaatcctagttctacattactaATGTTTCCACTTCCTTTGATGAATGATGGAAAATTATGTTAAAAATAACATGTGTAAATAAGACAGTGGAAACATCCATCACACATCTTACTAGTATAAGACTTAAGTGTATATATTGTCCCTATCAAAGAGCTTGACATGCCTTACTCATTTGCGAGGGAGTTCTCTGAAACAGGGTCTGTAGAGTGGGAGATGGTTTTAGATTATGTGCCTCCCTAATAAGATGAGTCATGTTCCGGGGTCATATGGACTAAATAATGCTTGATAGCTGTATGATTACAGTAGAATTTCCCTATAATATCAATCTTTTGTGTCCCAAGTGAAGGATCCAGTTAGAGATGATGAAACCCTTGATCCTAGCATTGAAGGAATGCCCCTTCCTATCAAATTATCTGGAAAGGGGGATTTCTGTTGGTTGacgtggatttttttttggggggggggggtggaggctGCCAGTGTGAAGACACGAGTTTGAGTCTTCAGATGGCccctttttcttaaaaaaagaatGCCAGAGTGGGACTTGCACCAAAGTACAACCATTCATTTGGAAAGCCAGGCCTGATGATTTCAAGAGAGACAGCAgttgatgaaatgaattctgATGAATCCTACTGATATAATCCTCAAAGTGACCTGGAAAACATCCACTGTAGAAGTGATGCGAGTCAGATGTAGTCATATGAGGCCAATGATCTCTGGATGCATCTAAACCTTCACTGATAGTCACGTTATTTTTCTCTATGTTGAGGCCAGACTGCTAGAAAGCCCCATCATGACAACCTGCCTCTATAAGAGTATGCCCTTCCTTCTAAAATGGGCCAAATATTAACATGATATGAGTATGAACATTTCCTCAGAAAGTTCCATGATGCAGGAGTAGAGCGCATGatcaaggttccaagaaagatcTGTTTCCAGCACATCATAATTTTTTGGGACTCTGGTAATTTTCCTGTAGTTAGTTTTTGTAATGGACTTCAGAATGGGCATTCTTATTGGCATTGTACGGGGATCTTGCTAGAACTCCTATGGATCTCCTGATGGGCTAATGGCCAATGCAAAGGAATCCATGCATCTGATGTGACAGGGTCATGGCCTATGTTTGCCAACTTTTTTCCCATGTGGATTTCCTCATATCTAGCAAATTTATAGTCGGAGATTTTGTTTCTTTGGTAAGCTAAATcttacttttccttttcttctgggGGTTTGGGTTGTaatttaccttttcttttttgaaggTAAGTTTGGTAAGTTGGTTGCTTGGGGTAGACCAAGGTGATCTAATTTCTAAATTCTAGTAGGAAGCTACTTAAATCAACcatcttttattcctttctAAATACTGTTTtttgcatagttgtcacagtgtctaggcaacccaaggcattggagggggtcATGGACGCAAGGTGATACCAACAAGGAGATCGACACGACTAACTAGGTGACCTAAGCAACTAAGGCAACCAAGGTGCCTGGATTCCTAAGGTGTGTTGCCTAGGTGAAGCCCTGGCAACCATGGTTTTTTGGCCCCAAGTCATCTATTAGTGGCCATTGGAAGTTTGTATGGTACATTGGTACTAGTGACATCCAATACAGAAGAGAGATGATATCCGGTTGTTTGTGTTTTTTCTTCTGGTGTTAGAGAACTTTTTCTCAGTGAAAATTTCTGTTTCTTGTTGTTCTGATGActaaaattttgggtttttttttcctctatccAGCCCCTTTTATTTCATCCCCATCACTTGTTGTTTCATTTATCACCAGTCTGCTACTTTACATCTCTCTTCACTTCCTGCCAACCATTTACTGCTTTTGTTCATCTGGTTCTTGATGTTTAGGAGTTTTCAAATTATGTTTCTGATTCTTGGCGAATATCAGGATTTATCGGAGTCTGTAAATGGTAATTGGGATGTTCAATACAGAGGAGATGATAGCTGTTTTATCATGTTTGAGAAGAACTTTTCTTGGTTAAGGTTCATACTTTTTCTTGATTTGCTTATGATTAACtgtggatttttttctttttaatctatCAAGCCACTTTTATTTCATCACTGCTGCTTGTTGCCTTTGTTCATTGCCACAGTTAGAAAGTTAAGCTTTCATCCCATTGTTGTACCGGGCCTACCGGCTATTTACCTCCTTTTTCTCAAACCGTACAATTCTCGGCCAATTTTTTCTAATCCTTTTCCACAGTTTTACTTTAGTTTTCATGATGCCCTGTCTTTTGTTAATCTGAGTTAAAGTCCTGCAGTAGAGGTATTTGAGGCTTTCCAGCCTGTACTGCATTAATGTTACTGCAGtggattgattttatttttattttttcttgactgtatttctttttttcagcGCTTCTGACAACAAAGCTGTTTCATTCTTTAATTTCCCCCCTTTCtgtacctttttttatttttttttatgcgaGAGAT is drawn from Macadamia integrifolia cultivar HAES 741 chromosome 7, SCU_Mint_v3, whole genome shotgun sequence and contains these coding sequences:
- the LOC122085133 gene encoding probable E3 ubiquitin-protein ligase RHG1A, which encodes MHRPSQLPPGENPPNQSIIGRRRGNNSGRSLQGGDTCESDDSDIEGVSDQSLDGNPSLFQLDNDLGLLSLLGSKRVHNMCKSDHSCSSSYERSLPFDPLDGQTSERSSSSSHPEDLSSVHISDLEQILPHARSSPEYISMGASSSTAVVISRRDPRPLSETITGRGISEIPQPPLSNIIEIIESIFSGSQVASSSVSRQRSNFSWVIHSRLLLPRISHGVPDVIQRSVLPSIGFSSRSGNSLSPQLTQFPSLPFDGVGSESEVDTLSQQYLQSVLFMQRLDSSVIARSILLRMLTAGSGGQVRLVSEDILILSQSPSSDIADLHDYYGDMQLDVDNMSYEELLALEDHIGNVSTGLSEEVIIEYLKLQKYFLFSEEKSLKESCSICQEEYVEEDELGVLDCEHDFHSACIKQWLRCKNLCPICKATGLTTLNPTMPINT